Proteins from one Malaya genurostris strain Urasoe2022 chromosome 2, Malgen_1.1, whole genome shotgun sequence genomic window:
- the LOC131428262 gene encoding 27 kDa hemolymph glycoprotein-like, producing MSSRTQIVLTLLIALVTASIARLIPPTEKENSSSEESTELNEVLDEIRTACEKNSGSNKAFDELIAEASSVPFCFMEKFDVEGFSTDVDSVSNATRKEFFTKYCPQLHDSLTCFNPTIDKFRACMDKDDSEGLDVFVNLLPEAIDLICRDDGEIFFVDDQNIIQCIEKVGNYSTECLQKVSNATDTMSLSNYGAKQCGELSDMRQCFEERFTECKAPRLLDVFDLFYRAVVKSSACKNFIALNDIAPNEGNEV from the exons ATGAGCAGCCGAACGCAGATTGTGTTAACCTTGCTGATTGCCCTCGTGACCG CATCCatcgctagacttatccctccCACCGAGAAGGAAAACTCATCGTCGGAAGAATCCACAGAGCTCAATGAAGTTCTTGACGAAATTCGAACGGCTTGCGAGAAAAACTCGGGATCGAACAAGGCCTTCGATGAATTGATAGCTGAGGCCAGTTCCGTGCCTTTCTGTTTCATGGAAAAGTTCGACGTGGAAGGTTTTTCCACTGACGTGGATTCGGTGTCCAATGCCACGCGGAAGGAGTTTTTCACAAA ATACTGCCCTCAACTGCATGATTCGTTGACATGCTTCAATCCTACGATTGACAAATTCAGAGCGTGTATGGATAAAGATGACAGCGAAGGTTTGGATGTATTTGTCAATTTGCTACCGGAAGCTATTGATTTGATTTGCCGAGACGACGGGGAAATCTTTTTCG TCGATGATCAAAATATCATTCAGTGCATTgagaaggtgggtaattactcaACGGAGTGTCTTCAGAAAGTATCAAACGCTACAGACACAATGAGCTTATCGAACTACGGTGCCaaacagtgcggtgaactgtcGGATATGCGCCAATGTTTTGAGGAGAGGTTCACCGAATGCAAAGCCCCACGGTTGCTCGATGTGTTCGATCTTTTCTATCGGGCCGTAGTGAAAAGTAGCGCATGCAAAAAT TTTATTGCTTTGAACGATATAGCACCCAATGAAGGTAACGAAGTTTGA